Proteins encoded together in one Amblyomma americanum isolate KBUSLIRL-KWMA chromosome 1, ASM5285725v1, whole genome shotgun sequence window:
- the LOC144129603 gene encoding uncharacterized protein LOC144129603: MGPKLPESGCIGCCHLSHIRGDGLIWVQISGPGITTLNKFTYAVKEYYKNNNGTVDKPEFGKIYARQYRVDLTFYRATLTSRDTLPSGEFQLRFVDFGKEDQAYLSELRDLDNLGEFFVRLLKQGCDVLCKAKPLRCDIKF; this comes from the exons ATGGGGCCCAAGCTCCCTGAAAGTGGATGCATTGGCTGTTGCCATCTGAGCCACATTCGGGGTGACGGACTAATCTGGGTCCAGATCAGTGGCCCCGGAATAACTACACTGAACAAATTCACGTACGCAGTCAAAGAATACTACAAG AATAACAACGGGACAGTGGATAAGCCGGAATTTGGCAAAATTTATGCCAGGCAATATCGGGTGGACCTCACATTCTACCGGGCCACGCTAACATCTCGTGACACTCTTCCGTCTGGCGAA TTCCAGCTGAGGTTTGTCGACTTTGGCAAGGAAGACCAGGCATACCTCTCGGAACTGAGGGACTTGGACAACCTCGGGGAGTTTTTCGTCCGGCTTCTAAAGCAG GGCTGTGATGTGCTGTGCAAAGCGAAGCCGTTGAGGTGTGACATCAAGTTCTGA